ACGTACGATAGGTTTTTTTAGGCGTAAAACATCGAACAAAGAAAAACCTTCACCCCAAAATTCCATACGACGTTGCAACCAAATTTCATCCTGCAAATCCTGAGCAGAAGAAGCCGTACAACTGTATGACGGATTACGATACGTTTTTACGAAATCTTCCAATGTACGTTTTGCTGCAGATACGTTTCCGGACATTGCTTCACCTTCCGCTTTGATATAGTACATTTCCTCCACACGCATTAAAGGCCAGTCCTGAGAGTTGGTCGTATTACCCATTACATCCTGATAAGCACCAAATTTCACATTAGCATAAGGTGTCAAACCAAAATAATCAATCACAGATTCACCTCCAACTGAAGCATTATCAACCAAAGTAGAGGTTGTATCCGGAGAAATAAACCATTGTTTACGGATGTCTGTATCCGGAATCTGATTATATAATGCAGAACTTACATAACGCCATGCACCTGTCAAAGTTGTATATCCGTTACCAGTCAATGAACACAAGTGCGGCGGCCAGTTGATGATACCGGTCGTTACAACATCATTATCCGGAGTAATCATCACACCCCACAACCAGGAATCAGCAGAAGCTGAATTGAAAGCCGGTTTTGACACTTCAGCCAAAGAATACGGAGTTCCACCAGCCAAAGCCTTTTCTGCATCCTTAGCAGCATCTGCCCACTTCTGCATTAACAGATTGGCACGAGCACGCAGACCATAAGCAACAGCTTCGTCAATCTTGTCCTTATTTGTACCGTTATCATTACCTGCCAATAATTCAACAGCTTGATTCAAATCAGACATAATCAATTCATAAACCTGAGCAACTGTAGCACGCGGATTCGTCTGCATTTCTTCTTCTGTCATTCCTTCTGTAATGATCGGAACACAAAGATCATTTTCATGACCAACATATGTAAATTGATAAGTCTGAGCTAAATTCAGATAATCGAAAGCACGGGCAGCTAAAGCCTGACCACGATAAACCAACATAGTGGGATCATCAGTCCCCTCTGTCAATGCAATAACATCATTTGCTGCTTTCAGATGGTTATAATATGTCTTCCAAATCAATTCGCCTTCAGAACTATCATAAAGACGATCTGAATAATTCTGAGAACGATTAAACCAGTTATAACCAGAAGTCGTACAAGGCATATCTTGACAACTTTGATCATAAAACTGGAAAACGGCTGCTATACCATAATCATTGTGATATGTATTTGCATCATCGGAAATAGTGCCGAATACATTCAACTGGGCTGACATTGCATTCACACCAGCTATCACCATATTCGGACGCTGTTCGATAATATCCTCGTTTTGTTCGCCACCTACATATTGACCTTCCGGCAATTTATCCAAATCACAGGAAGCCAGTGCTAAAGCAACACCTGCGAACATTAAATATTTATTTGTCATTTTCATATTCTCTAAATACATTTACGGATTAGAAATTCAAAGAGATACCGCCTGAGATAGTGCGGATCGGTGAATAAACATTATCAGAAGACACATAACCCTGACGTGGATCAAGCCCTTTACGCGCTGTGAGTAATGCAACATTATCTGCTACGAAATACAAACGAATACCCTCAACCTGGAACTTCCGTGTCAATGATTTCGGCAATGTATAACCGAATGTGATATTCTGTAAACTCAAATAATCGGAACTTGTCAGGAAACGGTCCGTCAATCTGTTAGC
This is a stretch of genomic DNA from Parabacteroides chongii. It encodes these proteins:
- a CDS encoding RagB/SusD family nutrient uptake outer membrane protein, translated to MKMTNKYLMFAGVALALASCDLDKLPEGQYVGGEQNEDIIEQRPNMVIAGVNAMSAQLNVFGTISDDANTYHNDYGIAAVFQFYDQSCQDMPCTTSGYNWFNRSQNYSDRLYDSSEGELIWKTYYNHLKAANDVIALTEGTDDPTMLVYRGQALAARAFDYLNLAQTYQFTYVGHENDLCVPIITEGMTEEEMQTNPRATVAQVYELIMSDLNQAVELLAGNDNGTNKDKIDEAVAYGLRARANLLMQKWADAAKDAEKALAGGTPYSLAEVSKPAFNSASADSWLWGVMITPDNDVVTTGIINWPPHLCSLTGNGYTTLTGAWRYVSSALYNQIPDTDIRKQWFISPDTTSTLVDNASVGGESVIDYFGLTPYANVKFGAYQDVMGNTTNSQDWPLMRVEEMYYIKAEGEAMSGNVSAAKRTLEDFVKTYRNPSYSCTASSAQDLQDEIWLQRRMEFWGEGFSLFDVLRLKKPIVRKNTNYAAIVQYNIEPESQILIYRIPQCEMETNKGIADKDNNPAAPQPTV